Genomic window (Manduca sexta isolate Smith_Timp_Sample1 chromosome 26, JHU_Msex_v1.0, whole genome shotgun sequence):
TACGATAGTGCGCGCCGCGCGGTGAACGGAGCGAACCGTTATGCGCTGGCGCAAGTTAcaagacataatttttttggtatttaagACTAAGGAATGAGTAtgaatgcggcgatagcctagttggttgtggaacggactgccgagacgaatgtccgcaggttcaaatcccaagggcacacacctctgattttctaataaattatgtgtgtattctttgtgaattatcgcttgctttaacggtgaaggaaaacatcgtgaggaaacctgcatacctgagaagttctctataggaatttcgagggtgtgtgaagtctaccaatccgcactaggccagcgtggtggactaaggcctaatccctctcagtagtagaggaggcccgtgctcagcagtgggcaagtatataatacagggctgatattattattattattatatgaattaattataatttgtaccaTTAGAGGCatagagaatattttttattaagcaataagttatataggtaataaatgtaataaagcttgcaatcacaaaaatattaaatataaattatatcctggTGTTGTATAAgcaataatattagaataaatgTATTTCAGAGGACTTTTTATATTCTACGTAATTCAAGGACATAATAGACTTAGAAGCCGTTATAATGGATGATATAAAGATTATactttattaagtatataataataaataaataaataaattattaataaaatagaaaagctATTGTATCTCTATTTAAaggattacaatataaatttaaagaatattctAAAACGCTAAAGTTTAAAACACGCACCAACGTCTACAGCTGAGaattgaaattgtaaaaaatctcaGATTCGGAAAATACCGTGGGAGCCGGCTCCGTTTATGCAACATTATTCAAccaatttaataagaattttgCACTCGCAAAACATGGTTACGTTAATGTTACTGAATCGCGTGCGAGTTGCTATGCGTCTTTGTAGATATAAAACATACCGTAGTTTAGTTTACCGTAGTTATAAAgcctgttttaaaataaattcataaacattttacttGAACAATAGCTTTGTTAGAAACgcaaatgtgattttttttttacttttttaaatatggaaacgtcaaaaaagtaaaagtataatttattttagattgttCATTAGTTGTTTGTTCCTGTCGccgtatttgaataaatattttgagagATATTTTAAAGCATTCCTTTTTAATCTAACCTATTTATCatcaaaaacattgtttttatttttaaaatgcctCCTATTGATCATATCTTGGATGAAATCcctatcattttttattattgaaatatattatgtaaaattttaaggcaataacaaaaatgacataatatttaatacaaacaacaaTTTAACAAACAAGCTAAATCGAGTTCAGTTTGTTACCATTCATTATAATAACATCAGTATCAGCTTTTTGTgcgatattttattaagtttttctattcTCTTACGTTCGGACCACGCGTCATGCCTACGATCCATCGAACCGTATCTCAGTATCGCGATTCTCAAACCAGTCCTCCGTTATTTCGTATTAAATGTCCATTTACGGATTTGGAACGGCTTCACTTTTAGTAGAAACGTTATATAACATCATTTTTGTTGACCCCAGATATCGTTTAGCTACTTTTTGGTAATTTTGGCCGGCGACATTTAGACTAATTTGGAAGATTTGATGACCATTCCAAATTGACTTCTAGATTCATGTTAGAAATcctgtttttaattaaagtgtCTTGCTGATAAAAATACAGACAGATATTTTCGCGCGTAGGTAGTACTGTAGATGCCATATTGATTTTGAGTGCGATGTTCAGATAGCTCAATAGGCcgttgcaaaataatatttataacacgaCTCATTGAGTACGTCACCTCACAAATAATAGAAACTGAATAATATGTgcgatttataaattttcagttCTTTGCGTATATTTTTccaagttattaaaatatgacaaatatttcaatttgaaGCAAAATGACTGCCAAGCCGATTATCGCAACTGCAATCGTCAACTGATGTTTTTGTACGAAGATTATTTATCGTTCATCATTCATCGGTGACAAAAACAGCGGCGCGTAGTGAAACTGAATGACATCGAGCACGCAAGAGAAACTCTTGGAATCACACTAAGTTATGCTCACGGCTTGGTCGGCATGGATCTTTATCATCCAAATCTATGCAGTAGTTTCTGCATTTATTTGAACCGACATCTAaatattatcagtcttacttataaacttgttttagcgttaagaggtgcttaagaattgcttaaatagctgtcaaaaacatcaccggtttcctagtttaaaccttattaagaggcaagatggcgggttttgatttacagctgatcgagtaaatttgtgttttaactaagcatagttttGCGGAATtcttataagtaagactgtatatctCAAATCGGCTAAAAACAGTACAAAACCAAAATGTGTCGGGTTTTATATATTACGACATTTAACAAACGAAAAACGGAAATTATCTGTGGTTATAAATGATTCAGTTTTCCAGAAACCAAAACATACTCTGCTTTGATATATGATGTACTATGATGGACCATGAATGTAATCGAACAGAGTTTAAAAACTAGtgtcagtttatttttctttatatttacataacatgCAAAAATATTGATGGAGATTTACGCCGAAACCGTTAAAATACTCGCCATTTTTCCATCCAATTAAATTCATACATTGGTTcactaaagtaaacaaaaccACGCTTGAGCAAGCTCTAATGacttaattgttaaatgtaattgaaatgtCATCACAAACGATGCTTTCTCCGCAACGTGTCAAGGTTGCCTATGGAACGCCAAGCGGTTTCGTTCACTGCACCTATTGTTTTACCGACCCCACTATAGAGTGAGGTTAAACAGTATGACAATGTAATAATACACTAATGCTTCAAATGGTATTGAAATTCTTTTGGCATCTATGCTTACTCATAAGTTTAAGGTACAACACAGCTCcaaattgaaatacatttttgttgtcAGCAATGAAagattaattatacattaaagaAGTTAAGTAAAAGAATCTTTCAACAAATTTAACGCAATATCTTTCCAGTAGTAATCAGACAGTTGATTCATCGTGGTGTCCTTTTCGTCCGTTTGAATAGCCACCTTACAAGTGACAGGATGAGCGAAAGGGCGTAGTCTCGTTGTGTCGCAACGATCATAAACGCGGTGAGCGTATGTTAGAAGGGATTGTCTTCTAAAGTTCATTGCTCCTCAACTAATTAAAgtaaagcaattaaataaaaatgaaataaatgcaCGAAAATGCCAGCGATGTTGTCATACTGTTCCTAAATTAGCTGAGCAATGTTTGTAGGCGAAGGTTGTTGGACGCCCGAATCGCTACTTGATTacatgtaattgtttttattgcgcCGGCCGCCAATCCGTCGTACGCGATAATTGTCACTGATTGTCAGCTGAGGAAGCTCACGGTTTGTGAAGGACTCTGTTGGGCAAACATGCCCATTATGGTTGAGTTGAATAGTCAAATTGTCGGGTGTTATTTAAATTAGCatacaattttgtttgtaatagaCACTCGGTTACAGGTGTTCTATTATCATCTTATGTTATTACAAATCAACAAATTTACTGTCATAACCAtagaattcatattatttagtCTTTTACCATTGAAAGGTGCAATAGTGGTCTATTTTCAATGGTCTCTAGCTTCGTCGCATTTcactatatttcatttatttttctaacttATATGAAATTTTTAACAGCTCCTAAAGTTGATTTATTGTCTTTATTGAATAGAGTTTATGTATCATGAATTAAAACGAATTCAAGTGGCGATAGCCTGTTTGGCTGtagactgccgagatgaatgtccgcaggttcaaacccaatggcacacacctctggttTTCTTGTGATTATGTGTGTCTGTCTTAGTGTGTGTCTTTTtaattatcgcctgctttaaccgtaaaggaaaaaaatgtgagaaaacctaaatacctgagaagttctctataggaattttgaggtgtgtgaagtctatcaatccgcactagaccagcgtggtggataccgcctaatccctctcagtagtagaggagatccgTGAAGtgaagtgggacagtatacacaGGGCtgatcttattatttataatatatcttgaattaaacaaataaaatgtattttatttgaaacaaccACATTCCACGTATAATCTATGAATGAGACTGCCTTTTAACAAAACGCTCCATTAATTCCAGGTGGTGGCAGGCGAACAACAACACAAAGTACTGCGAACGCGACGAGGGACTCGCAGCTGCTGTCACTCCTTGCAGAGAGGCGGAGGAAGCTCCTCCACGGGAGGCTGGCGACGCACTTCAACACCTTAACTACATTAGCACATAAACACAATAAGTGAGTAACCTCTTATTTAGAATCTCAGGAGTTGACTGAgggttattaaaacatatagtTTAGtctaattagttttatttatgatttgatCTGAGTAGTCCAATTACTTCGGATAGTGATGAGATTATTGTTAAGATGCCTTTAAATGACGCTAAGTTACTACTGTCTTAGTTATACCACACTCTTCGTAATACTTTTAATGTTGGTAATGGGTAAATACGTTTGATGCGTCTGGAACGGTGGACATTATTTGAGAATAGTCATCAGTATCCTCATGTGGATAAAACCACGAGTTAAATTTCATGTGACGTAAACTCAATGTATGATCTTGCCTATCATGTTATCAGTAGTTTTAGTGCTAAACGTGTGGTTAAACATTTAGGTAATATGTCATTTATCATTTTACTATGCAGGTTATTCTTGGTAAATGCCCAAGTTGGTGGTGACGAATACGTGGAATGCggtttttgaattatatttatactgcATTCATTACACAACTTGCAAGAATTTGCTTTTACGCTTAATAAAATTGACCCAATTTTAAAACCAGCAGCTgcatataaaagtattattttagttaacacgatattaatttaatttcagaaCGAATACAACATACGCCCatttagaaataagggattcaAACAGCTCTATAGTGAAGAGGCTTACGTTTGATAACACCAGCTTGGGGCCGTCGCCCACGCTTAAACTACTCACCACAGACGGTACGAAAGAAATACGACAAGATGTCAAGCCACATGAAGTGAGGCATTTGTTTGTTCCCAGAGTATTCCAAGACAACAGAAATAGGTCAGGGTTCCGAAGAAGAGATCCCATTAGTCTAAATAAAGCAGTAACTATGCCTGAACAAGTTACTCAGAGTAGCATAATATACGTCCCACCAGATAAATTAGAAGGCACTGACAAGGATGAACTTGATCCAGAAGAAGAGTTCCAGGTAGACGAGTCTAATCATGGATTGTACTTACTTAATTACTCTGACACAGAAAATGTTACTCAAAatcctaatttaaataaaactataattagcaacgaaataaaagagaacacaACTTTATACGTAGAGAATACAACAGATATTGATAGCTTATCCAAAGAAAATACATCTGAAAAACCAAATGATGTAAATAAGGACGATAAAACAGAAACAAACACGATCGCTAATAGCACAGACCCAAAAACTACTAAGTTACAGAAAGTGGAAactgataaagaaaaaaaccaaactttatttatgtcTGATGAGATATATAATCACTTTAGACCTTTAGAAACTGAGCTGCCTGTTGAGGAAATGGCACCTTTCATATATTTTGGTCAGAAACTTGGGGGACCGGgtataaatgataatttgacGAATTCACCATCTTTATCAGCTTCGACAAAGTCCGTGAACTTCATTGCTCCGCCATCAGATAAAAGAAAATTCAACTCGAGGTATTCTGCAACAGAAAAGTACAAAAATCCGACTGCCGACGAAGAAGAAATCAACGAAGACATGGACGTTTCAGTTGTTAAGAATATAAtagaaaagaataaaataagaaacacCGTTAAAGGTCCTGCGCCAGCTAGACATGTTGGTTTAGTTAATGCTTATAGGAAATTTTCTTCTACTACTCCATCCACTATAAAAGTACTAAGTATTACACCATTAAATGTAACAGAGCCTATCATACAAAATGTTACGACAAATTCTGTCGATCGAAGCAAAGAAAGCAATCGGTCAAATTCTACCATGACTTCTAAggaattgaaatataatttcaacaacGCTACAAAGGATGCTATCCCTAGAACCAACACGACTACGCCAAGAAATTTCACGCGTAATTACTTCAATATAAAGCGACGACCACCTAGAGTCACAATAGCACCAAGTACAGAAATTCTTCCTACGGTAACCACTAATGCAACAACAGAAAAAGTTGCTACAACTGTTTATACAGCTGTTGTCACGTCAATATCTATAACTTCTTCGATGAAAGGACAAAACAAAACTGATTTGGGTGTGAAAGATAGCGACAATACAACAGTTGCTAATGATGAAGCAAAAATTGTTACAAcaccaaatataatttcattgaaTGAAACCGAAACAACTGCAGAAACTCCATCGACGGCTCGACCTCACAGGCATAGAATAAGAATACGAACTACTACGACGGAGGGGCCGTTATCGCATTCAAGTGAATCAGCCCTTTCAGGAGCTTTATCATCTGTCACTAATATCGAATCTGTATCTCCAACTACGGATAGAATAGCCACAGTATTTCGACAGAACGAATACGAAAATTCAACACCTATCATTCCTATAcgacctaaaaatattttgagaagaCGAAGGCCAACGACAACCACCACGACTACGCCCTTGCCTACGACGTCAAGTGAGAAGGCTACATTAAGACCAGACACGACATCagcaatgaatattttcactGCACCGCAAAGTGTAGAAACGACAACTTTCAAGCCATTCATAGTCACTTCTAGAACTTCGTCAGAATCGAGCTCGAAATCGCTTGTTGTATCAACTAATACATCAGTTTtagaaacaaaagaaataaccAACCCTAAAGAAGGCGAATCGACATCATCACAAAACGAGGAAGTTGTAATAGAGGCTGAGAAAACCTACACAGCATCGTATGTACTGGCTGGTTTGGGATTTTTGCCAGTTGCTGCGATTATAGTGTTTGTTTTAAGAAATGTGTTAAATAAGAAGACCAAAGATATAGATACGGAGTATGAAGGCTACTTTGATGATGGGGAGATAAAGAAAGAATCACCTATCACACCAGTGGCGCGCCCTCCGCTGCCCACACCAACCATGCCTGATCAAAAATGGGAGTTTCCTAGAAATAAATTGAGGCTACAGACTTTATTAGGACAAGGCAACTTTGGGCAGGTATGAATAATCCGCACTTTTAGTTACCTGTAACATCTCATCTAGTAATTTAAGagtaaaataaacagtattatAGTAGAAGGCTGAAGATTTTAGATAGTCGCCATTATTGTTGAGATTAAATAAtggttataaaacatattttcataaagAAGGCTAGAGACCTAGTTTTGCAGTGTTTTGATTCATAACTTTAAGAATAGGaatggaaaatgttttataattgagCATTTAAACTTAACAATGATTTGATACGACGATTCGACGCAAAAGTATTCTTAAAGCggaattaaataatagttttagatCTGTTGTTTAATGAACCGAAAAGGTATGTTAttaagagttttattttttgtttcgtcGGAAACAAAATTTTATGCTTTTCTATAACCtttttgaatacaatatttcgaatatagtatattgataattattggtaacgttaatttttttacagtaaGTAGATATAAATGAGTACTATTTACTTTCGTAACTTCATAATTATCGTCATTACAGGTGTGGAAAGCAGAAGCAGACGATTTAAACGGACATGACGGACTGACGCGGTTGGTAGCGGTCAAAACGATAAAGGAGACAGCTTCACAGAAGGAGAAGCAAGAACTCCTGCACGAAATATACATAATGCAGAAGATCGGCACGCATCCTAATGTCGTGACGCTACTTGCTTGTTGCACTGAACAAGGTACggataattataaaagtaacttCCACTCATGCACATTTCATACCTTCAGGGAAGCAAGAAGCACAATTATTACACCCAATTTTCTCCATGTATATTCGAGCGTATTATATGATAGCGGCAAGCATCACCATATCCAGTATAAATtctagacttcgggctga
Coding sequences:
- the LOC115449611 gene encoding uncharacterized protein LOC115449611; the protein is MKMRELIRITFVCVCAFVLAVREGRGEDVVAEGLEDAAVRPDDPVEQRKDAKTSLLPGGGRRTTTQSTANATRDSQLLSLLAERRRKLLHGRLATHFNTLTTLAHKHNKTNTTYAHLEIRDSNSSIVKRLTFDNTSLGPSPTLKLLTTDGTKEIRQDVKPHEVRHLFVPRVFQDNRNRSGFRRRDPISLNKAVTMPEQVTQSSIIYVPPDKLEGTDKDELDPEEEFQVDESNHGLYLLNYSDTENVTQNPNLNKTIISNEIKENTTLYVENTTDIDSLSKENTSEKPNDVNKDDKTETNTIANSTDPKTTKLQKVETDKEKNQTLFMSDEIYNHFRPLETELPVEEMAPFIYFGQKLGGPGINDNLTNSPSLSASTKSVNFIAPPSDKRKFNSRYSATEKYKNPTADEEEINEDMDVSVVKNIIEKNKIRNTVKGPAPARHVGLVNAYRKFSSTTPSTIKVLSITPLNVTEPIIQNVTTNSVDRSKESNRSNSTMTSKELKYNFNNATKDAIPRTNTTTPRNFTRNYFNIKRRPPRVTIAPSTEILPTVTTNATTEKVATTVYTAVVTSISITSSMKGQNKTDLGVKDSDNTTVANDEAKIVTTPNIISLNETETTAETPSTARPHRHRIRIRTTTTEGPLSHSSESALSGALSSVTNIESVSPTTDRIATVFRQNEYENSTPIIPIRPKNILRRRRPTTTTTTTPLPTTSSEKATLRPDTTSAMNIFTAPQSVETTTFKPFIVTSRTSSESSSKSLVVSTNTSVLETKEITNPKEGESTSSQNEEVVIEAEKTYTASYVLAGLGFLPVAAIIVFVLRNVLNKKTKDIDTEYEGYFDDGEIKKESPITPVARPPLPTPTMPDQKWEFPRNKLRLQTLLGQGNFGQVWKAEADDLNGHDGLTRLVAVKTIKETASQKEKQELLHEIYIMQKIGTHPNVVTLLACCTEQEPYLLIMEYVMCGKLLAFLRERRARPDRFGASPALTSRDLTVFAYCVARGMDYIASKGIVHRDLAARNVLVDHNKLCKIADFGMSRSAGAGARAARGALPVRWMAPEALLYNVYTHHSDVWAFGILLWEIVTLGSTPYATMSGREVLTAVTEGYRLERPPHCKPQLYRAMHSCWHADPSQRPTFAQLKSQLAELLDNEPSEGNYVDLDSFYQDSSVYSDPSAIINDDEGLSAEYDRERRCFRELATGPAKFDNRAFNLRDEELRNKFGIGTPRMGGFGIRDVPFNERNFSDGEFNERTFNDKNFADNNFTERKDGKLSTSSFHRERERENPLVSRNSFNGFPRIGTRDAHFQMTPDGRNKRVSEFECDI